One window of the Syntrophorhabdaceae bacterium genome contains the following:
- a CDS encoding alpha/beta fold hydrolase, which yields MSTQGYAVSSHYVVLLHGLARTSGSMQGLEEYLLRQGYQVLNIDYPSRKYGISKLARLIRDEIILKTAGAEKVDFITHSMGGIILRYIQKNYPLPNLGRVVMLSPPNHGSEVVDKLGSLWIFGYINGPAGRELATNKDGITQTLGKVNFELGVITGDRSINWINSLMIPGKDDGKVSVESAKIDGMTDFLVVHVSHPFIMNDRTVMAQCLYFLQNGKFQR from the coding sequence ATGTCCACGCAAGGCTATGCCGTCTCCTCTCACTATGTCGTTCTCCTTCACGGTTTGGCAAGAACAAGTGGTTCCATGCAGGGACTGGAAGAATATCTGTTAAGGCAAGGTTATCAAGTACTGAACATCGACTATCCTTCGAGAAAATATGGGATATCCAAACTGGCTCGCTTAATCAGGGATGAAATCATATTGAAAACAGCCGGCGCTGAAAAGGTTGATTTCATTACTCATTCCATGGGAGGGATTATTCTGCGTTATATCCAAAAAAACTATCCTCTCCCCAATTTGGGACGCGTTGTTATGCTGAGCCCTCCTAACCATGGAAGTGAAGTGGTAGATAAACTCGGGAGTTTGTGGATTTTTGGATATATAAATGGCCCCGCAGGAAGAGAGCTGGCTACAAATAAAGATGGCATTACTCAGACGTTGGGAAAAGTGAATTTCGAGTTAGGGGTAATTACAGGGGACAGGAGCATAAACTGGATCAATTCCCTGATGATTCCGGGAAAAGATGACGGGAAAGTATCAGTTGAGAGTGCAAAAATTGATGGCATGACCGATTTTCTTGTTGTTCATGTGTCTCATCCGTTCATAATGAACGATCGAACGGTAATGGCCCAATGTCTTTACTTCCTACAAAATGGAAAGTTTCAGCGATAA